Proteins from a single region of Phycisphaeraceae bacterium D3-23:
- a CDS encoding PHP domain-containing protein, translating to MPAPAIIRVMPYDLHMHSTASDGTDAPGDLARLVKDAGLAGFALTDHDTTSGLADAAAAAKRLRLKFVPGIELSADPGSIAPPEAGGVASDTPGVGTLHILGYHVRHDDAGLARLGERLRATRAKRNPEVVEKLQQLGVKIEYDEVLAAAGVPESAWGDAAAIDATGVIVGRPHIAQVLIAKGYVRSIHEAFAKYIGFGGAAHTRKDRLSAAEAIAAIHAAGGAAVLAHPVQLRLAEDLLEHAVARLADLGLDGIETRHSDHGPGDTEQFTDYAERFGLVTTGGSDYHGSRKHVALGSVTVTGEDAERLEAAAARHG from the coding sequence ATGCCTGCACCCGCTATCATCCGCGTCATGCCGTATGACCTGCACATGCACTCGACCGCGTCCGACGGGACCGATGCGCCGGGGGACCTTGCGCGGCTGGTGAAGGACGCGGGGCTTGCGGGGTTTGCGTTGACGGACCACGACACGACGAGCGGGCTCGCGGACGCGGCGGCGGCGGCGAAGCGGCTTCGGCTGAAGTTTGTGCCCGGCATCGAGCTGTCGGCCGACCCGGGGTCGATCGCGCCCCCGGAAGCGGGTGGCGTCGCGAGCGACACGCCGGGCGTCGGCACGCTGCATATCCTGGGCTACCACGTGCGCCACGACGACGCGGGGCTCGCGCGGCTCGGCGAGCGGCTGCGCGCGACGCGCGCGAAGCGCAACCCCGAGGTCGTCGAAAAGCTCCAGCAGCTCGGGGTCAAGATCGAATACGACGAGGTCCTCGCGGCGGCGGGTGTGCCCGAATCGGCCTGGGGCGATGCGGCGGCGATCGACGCGACGGGGGTTATCGTCGGCCGGCCTCACATCGCGCAGGTGCTGATCGCCAAGGGGTATGTCAGGTCCATCCACGAGGCGTTCGCGAAGTACATCGGCTTCGGCGGCGCGGCGCACACGCGCAAGGACCGGCTGAGCGCCGCCGAGGCGATCGCCGCGATCCACGCGGCCGGGGGCGCGGCGGTGCTCGCGCACCCGGTGCAGCTGCGGTTGGCCGAGGACTTGCTGGAGCACGCGGTCGCGCGTTTGGCCGACCTCGGGCTTGATGGGATCGAGACCCGGCACAGCGACCACGGCCCGGGCGACACCGAGCAATTCACTGACTACGCGGAGCGTTTCGGTCTGGTCACGACGGGCGGGAGCGACTACCACGGCTCACGCAAACACGTCGCGCTGGGGTCGGTAACGGTGACGGGCGAGGACGCGGAGCGGCTTGAGGCGGCGGCGGCGCGGCATGGGTGA
- a CDS encoding DUF4349 domain-containing protein, with translation MRTALSTTLLLTLTLALAAVPGCGESSYDTMEAASEADYYAYAEDEAAMSPAAPPGAESSQDADANPGSLPIELPDEQTERKIIYNADIDLVVDDFEGVPDRVAALAKAHNGFVAQSAIHGSAGEPRDGRWTLRIPSAHYDDVMQDAESIGQLRSVQSSSREVTAEFVDLQSRLRNKLAEEARLAEHLDQSTGDLKDILEVERELSRVRGEVEVYQGRLNMLSDLTSMSTVVVRVEEIRDYTPEPTQEPGFGAQASRAWSGSLSALGDMGRGLAIGAVALAPWLVVIVPIVLIGWFLLKRLVRCVLGRPAPHTATTP, from the coding sequence ATGCGCACCGCCCTGTCCACCACCCTCCTCCTGACCCTGACCCTCGCCCTGGCCGCCGTGCCCGGCTGCGGGGAGTCGTCGTATGACACGATGGAAGCGGCCTCCGAGGCCGACTACTACGCCTACGCCGAGGACGAGGCGGCGATGTCGCCCGCGGCCCCGCCGGGCGCGGAAAGCAGCCAGGACGCTGATGCCAATCCCGGCTCGCTGCCCATCGAGCTGCCCGACGAGCAGACCGAGCGCAAGATCATCTACAACGCCGACATCGACCTGGTCGTCGATGATTTCGAAGGCGTGCCCGACCGCGTCGCCGCGCTTGCCAAGGCGCACAACGGGTTTGTCGCGCAGTCCGCGATCCATGGCTCGGCCGGCGAGCCCCGCGACGGTCGCTGGACCCTGCGCATCCCGTCCGCCCACTACGACGACGTCATGCAGGACGCCGAGTCGATCGGCCAACTGCGCTCCGTGCAGAGCAGCAGCCGGGAGGTCACCGCCGAGTTTGTCGATCTGCAGTCGCGCTTGCGCAACAAACTCGCGGAGGAAGCGCGATTGGCCGAGCACCTGGACCAGTCGACGGGCGACCTCAAAGACATCCTCGAAGTCGAGCGTGAGTTGTCGCGCGTGCGCGGCGAGGTCGAGGTGTATCAGGGTCGCCTCAATATGCTCTCCGACCTGACGTCGATGTCGACGGTGGTGGTGCGGGTCGAGGAGATCCGCGACTACACGCCCGAGCCGACGCAGGAGCCGGGCTTTGGCGCGCAGGCGAGCCGGGCGTGGTCCGGGTCGCTGTCGGCGCTGGGCGATATGGGGCGCGGGCTGGCGATCGGCGCGGTCGCGCTTGCGCCTTGGTTGGTTGTGATCGTCCCGATCGTCCTCATTGGCTGGTTCCTGCTCAAACGGCTTGTCCGCTGTGTGCTGGGCCGTCCCGCGCCTCATACGGCGACCACACCCTAA
- a CDS encoding AAA family ATPase, with amino-acid sequence MNEHEHTPTAVDVTEPADSQPASQPAAVSVEKDTVVETLRAAEADSADHADHTDEPQPQWDNTPEVVSVQEVDADPAQEPGTPPPGEAVLGAEPDLDPGPPTLPKLDRLPRPQEPRLIALINQKGGVGKTTTTVNLGAALAASGLRVLMIDLDPQAHLTLSVGIDPESLDSSIYDLLTDPAVTASEVVRMVEGSPNLGVLPAETNLAGVESEMSEMVATGLAQTVLRNKTADLIKQFDYVLLDCPPSLGLLTINGLTAAKEIIVPMQAHFLALQGMGKLFETINMIRQGINPSLTVAGVVLCMHEANTILASDVVSDVEGFFEEARGTALPWANAEVYDPPIRRNIKLAEAPSFGQSVLTYAGDSNGAKDYAKLARSVARAAV; translated from the coding sequence GTGAACGAACACGAACACACCCCGACCGCTGTTGATGTGACCGAGCCGGCGGACTCCCAGCCGGCTTCCCAGCCGGCGGCGGTGTCGGTTGAAAAAGACACGGTGGTTGAGACGCTCCGGGCCGCGGAAGCGGACTCGGCCGATCACGCCGATCACACCGACGAGCCCCAGCCGCAGTGGGACAACACGCCCGAGGTTGTGTCCGTGCAAGAAGTCGATGCCGACCCTGCCCAGGAGCCCGGCACACCTCCCCCCGGCGAAGCCGTGCTCGGAGCCGAGCCCGACCTCGACCCCGGCCCCCCGACCCTCCCCAAACTCGACCGCCTCCCGCGCCCGCAAGAGCCCCGGCTCATCGCGCTCATCAACCAGAAGGGCGGCGTCGGCAAAACGACCACCACCGTCAACCTCGGCGCCGCGCTCGCCGCGTCCGGGCTCCGCGTCCTGATGATCGACCTCGACCCCCAGGCCCACCTCACCCTCTCGGTCGGCATCGACCCCGAGTCGCTCGATTCCTCCATCTATGACCTGCTCACCGACCCCGCCGTCACCGCGAGCGAGGTCGTCCGCATGGTCGAGGGGTCGCCCAACCTCGGCGTGCTCCCGGCCGAGACGAACCTCGCCGGCGTCGAGAGCGAGATGTCTGAAATGGTCGCCACCGGCCTCGCGCAGACCGTGCTGCGCAACAAGACCGCCGACCTCATCAAGCAGTTCGACTACGTCCTGCTCGACTGCCCGCCGTCGCTGGGGCTGCTCACGATCAACGGGCTCACCGCCGCGAAAGAAATCATCGTCCCGATGCAGGCCCACTTCCTCGCGCTCCAGGGCATGGGCAAGCTCTTCGAGACCATCAACATGATCCGCCAGGGCATCAACCCGTCGCTCACCGTCGCGGGCGTCGTGCTGTGCATGCACGAGGCCAACACGATCCTTGCGAGCGATGTCGTGTCGGATGTTGAAGGGTTCTTCGAAGAAGCGCGCGGCACCGCCTTGCCGTGGGCCAACGCCGAGGTCTACGACCCGCCGATCCGCCGGAACATCAAGCTCGCCGAGGCCCCGAGCTTTGGGCAGTCCGTCCTGACCTACGCCGGCGACAGCAACGGCGCGAAGGACTACGCCAAGCTCGCGCGCAGCGTCGCGCGGGCGGCGGTGTAG
- a CDS encoding ankyrin repeat domain-containing protein — MLKFLVLTALITVMALQPHLAFAQPENELEVRLILAAGEGNRQAVEDLILRGADVNLELRRATALYVAAGRGHVEVIALLLEAGADIDLAIESNGRTPLMVASAGNQIEAAAALIDAGAEVDTLDEDGLNALMRTTALGLSEMMTLLLESGADVNHVNDQGAHALMLATVRAPVGCVTQLLDAGADVNLASVRGATVLHIAAGKGQDEMVVLFIEAGADVDAIDVNEETPVFSAAAHGHASTVGLLIEHGCKPDEPNNNGWTPLIAAAHGGHVTVIEVLVEAGVEIESADRTGQTAVGMAAREGHVEAVEFLLEADASMDPPESGGWTPLAAACIHGYLDVIDLLLEEGADVDGRIKAGITPLMVAAGTNQLEVVERLLEAGADVHAEGEAGDTALSAAVDGGFDDIADRLRAAGAE; from the coding sequence ATGCTCAAGTTTCTGGTGTTGACTGCCTTGATCACTGTGATGGCTTTGCAGCCGCATCTGGCATTCGCCCAACCCGAGAACGAGTTGGAGGTCCGGCTTATCCTCGCCGCAGGAGAGGGAAACCGGCAGGCCGTCGAAGACCTGATCCTGCGCGGGGCAGATGTAAACTTGGAGTTGCGTCGTGCGACGGCCCTCTATGTGGCGGCAGGTCGGGGGCACGTCGAAGTGATCGCTTTGCTGCTCGAAGCGGGGGCAGACATTGACTTGGCGATCGAATCCAACGGCAGGACGCCGTTGATGGTCGCGAGCGCGGGAAACCAGATCGAGGCCGCAGCCGCGCTGATCGACGCCGGCGCAGAGGTGGACACGCTCGATGAAGACGGCTTGAATGCGCTGATGCGTACCACTGCGCTCGGCCTGTCCGAGATGATGACACTGCTGCTTGAGTCGGGGGCGGATGTTAACCATGTGAATGACCAGGGGGCGCATGCGTTGATGCTCGCGACGGTGCGTGCCCCTGTTGGCTGCGTGACACAACTGCTCGATGCGGGTGCTGATGTAAACCTGGCCTCAGTGCGCGGTGCGACGGTGCTGCATATCGCTGCGGGGAAAGGGCAAGACGAGATGGTTGTACTGTTCATCGAAGCCGGGGCGGACGTCGATGCGATAGATGTCAATGAGGAAACGCCTGTCTTTAGTGCGGCGGCGCACGGCCACGCCTCTACCGTCGGGTTGCTGATCGAGCACGGCTGCAAGCCGGATGAGCCGAACAACAACGGCTGGACCCCACTCATCGCGGCCGCGCATGGCGGACATGTCACGGTCATCGAAGTGCTGGTGGAGGCGGGTGTGGAGATCGAGTCGGCGGACCGGACCGGGCAGACCGCGGTCGGCATGGCGGCTCGCGAAGGGCACGTCGAAGCCGTCGAGTTTCTTCTGGAGGCCGATGCGTCGATGGACCCGCCCGAGTCCGGTGGCTGGACGCCCCTGGCGGCGGCGTGTATCCATGGCTACCTCGATGTGATCGATTTGCTTCTTGAGGAAGGCGCGGATGTCGATGGCCGGATCAAGGCAGGCATCACGCCTCTCATGGTCGCTGCGGGAACCAACCAGTTGGAGGTCGTTGAGCGGTTGTTGGAGGCCGGGGCGGATGTGCATGCGGAAGGCGAAGCGGGGGATACCGCGTTGTCGGCCGCAGTCGATGGTGGGTTTGACGATATCGCCGACCGGCTGCGCGCCGCGGGTGCGGAGTAG
- the cysC gene encoding adenylyl-sulfate kinase: MPKADHLTWHEGDVSRDDRSKLLGQRGATLWFTGMSGSGKSTVAVALEQHLHAQGRLCYRLDGDNIRHGLCSNLGFSPEDRDENIRRIGEVAKLFADAGCITLCSFVSPYRAARAQVRAMHDDAKLPFYEVFVDCPIHILEQRDPKGLYKKARAGEITNMTGLSDEHPFEQPEQPDLHLRTDENTIAQSVEKLATLLKQHTIV; this comes from the coding sequence ATGCCCAAAGCCGACCACCTCACCTGGCACGAAGGCGACGTCTCGCGCGACGACCGCAGCAAACTGCTCGGCCAGCGCGGCGCGACCCTCTGGTTCACCGGCATGTCCGGCAGCGGCAAGTCCACCGTCGCCGTCGCGCTCGAACAACACCTCCACGCCCAGGGCCGGCTCTGCTACCGGCTCGACGGCGACAACATCCGTCACGGGCTGTGCTCCAACCTCGGCTTCTCCCCCGAAGACCGCGACGAAAACATCCGACGCATCGGCGAAGTCGCCAAGCTCTTCGCCGACGCCGGCTGCATCACGCTGTGCTCCTTCGTCTCCCCCTACCGCGCCGCCCGCGCCCAGGTCCGCGCGATGCACGACGACGCCAAGCTCCCCTTCTACGAAGTCTTCGTCGACTGCCCGATTCATATCCTCGAACAACGCGACCCCAAAGGGCTCTACAAAAAAGCCCGGGCCGGCGAGATCACCAACATGACCGGCCTCAGCGACGAACACCCCTTCGAACAGCCCGAACAGCCCGACCTGCATCTGCGCACGGATGAAAATACGATCGCGCAGAGCGTCGAGAAGCTCGCGACGCTGCTCAAACAACATACGATCGTGTAG